The Cicer arietinum cultivar CDC Frontier isolate Library 1 chromosome 1, Cicar.CDCFrontier_v2.0, whole genome shotgun sequence genome contains the following window.
NNNNNNNNNNNNNNNNNNNNNNNNNNNNNNNNNNNNNNNNNNNNNNNNNNNNNNNNNNNNNNNNNNNNNNNNNNNNNNNNNNNNNNNNNNNNNNNNNNNNNNNNNNNNNNNNNNNNNNNNNNNNNNNNNNNNTTATGTTTGTTTCATGCACACCTATGGAGGAGTATTGTATCGAATGATAATTACTGACCAAATACTATAATCAGTGGCGGATCTTGCACAAGATACCGGGGGGAGCCGGTGAGCGACaagtattaactaaaatattataatagaaaTTCTTAgaagttatataatttttgttagagtttcacacaattcatacatagtcgataagtttgaaaaagttagaattttaattcttacaagttttacaattttcagtcacacaattcacacaagtttttagaatgtaaactaatttaatcaaataaaatatatctattttttgatttttgtcTTTGTCGAAAattttcttcttgaaaaatgCATCAAATTTTTTGATGTTAAAACATCGTGCcacttttaaaaaagtaaagaaattaattaaaaaaattcacaattaaaaaatagtaaccCACTGTCATATATCAATTGTTAtcatgtaaaaatttattaatagatAGTAGTTGAGTTGCTAACTAAAATGTTAGAAGTTGTCGGTTCGTTATTAGTTAGTTTATCCTTCAATATTAGataatttatctatatatatagagattattgtattaattttattatattttattagtataaattttaagaGAGGGATAATGAATTGAGTAGACATAAGAGAGATATATAGGTGGAGAGGGGAGAGGCGATATGCTTCTCAAAACCACAGTTggaagatattttaataatttatcaccAAAGCTATTAAAACTGTCAATATCTAATGCAAGATGAACATTTCGTAAGTCAAATGTGAACCACAAGTCAAATCATTTTCTAGTTTCAGAATCTCTAGGATGTTTTATTATTTCATCATTGGAAATCTTTGCATACAACCTCTTGCCTCAATACTCTATATGAAACACATGCCAAACATTCTGTTTGCATGAAGAATCATGACAACCACCGATTTATGATGGCATGGATGCAAAACAACTACAAAATTGCATGAACTGTTAGAACATGTTGTATAtttgagaggaattgaaattgagaagaaaagagaagaaaatagagaaaacagaaaacgaagattgatcttctgGTTCTGCAGATTGATACAGTTCTGCATAACATTCATACATTGATCTTGACTTTTATAGAAGCAGTTTTCTAGTGAATAGACTTCAACAAACTTAACCACCTTCTAACTATATTCTAACTACCTTTTAACCATACTCTAACTACCTAATTACTAACCAATTTGAATTACATCCAACATGCCCCCTAATTCAAAGTGATTCAATTGACATTAATACAAGATTGTTCCTTATCTATCTGAACTTCACGCTCTTCAAACTTTTAGTTAGGATGCCTTCCTTTTGATCACTCATACTGCAGTGCTCTAGTTTCATCCTTGCTTTCGTCACTTGACCTCTTAAGAAGTGAAACCTTGTTTCTAAATGATTGCTCTTTCTATGAACACGTAGATGTCTTGCACATTTTTGAGCAAAATGTCCTTCTTCACCACATCGATAGCACATTTTCATGCACTTTGCAGATCTGCTCAAACAGTCCTTGATCTTCTTAGACTTCATCTTTATCTCAGCTCTCTGATTCAACAATCTCTCACAAGCTGCATTTTTCACTGAAATCATGCCTTCTTCAGTCACGACACTCATGGTTAACAACACATCAGTTTTTTTCCCTTTGTCGCCTTAACCAATTGCAGTCTTCAATGCTTCAGATTTCATCTTTGTTACCAACCTCATGTCATCTTCCAACAATCCGTCCAGTTACTGCAATTCAGTCTTGTTGCAAGCCAAACATACAACAACTCTTGCCTTATTGCTATGAGCTGCAACATGAGTCCTAGTTGCATCTACTAGCTTTCCTTGGACCTCACTCTTACcatcatcactatcatcatctaACCCAATCACTTCCTTCTTTCTGCAAATAGAAATTGCAGGGACCTTTCTTCTGTTGCTTGGCACAATAGCAAGAGTGGCTGGAACATTAGCATATTTGTTTCCTCGCTCAACATCGCCTACAACAACTTTTGCTCTTACTTTGGGATTGACTGTTTTCCATTGATTTGTAGTTTTACAAGTTGTGTGAGGTTGAATAGCTGGGGTACTAACATCACCGTCCCTTGGATTCAACATCGCATCCAATCCTTCAACCTCCATTATTCTTGAAGATCTATTTGACAGTGTTGTTTTGAAGATTCTGTTTCTGGACAATGGTGCCTTCAATACAAACCTGTTTGCACTATCAAACATCTTTATTTCACCATGCTTCATCTTCATTGAAAATCCCTTTTCAAGTAGTTGTCCAAGACTTAACAGATTGTTCTTCATTCTTGGCACAAACAACACATCACATATGAAATATTGCTTGCCATCGTTCCTTTGAATCAACACATTTCCTACTCCTTCTGCAGTTACTTTGCTGCTATCTGCAAATCTAATCTCTCTTTTTACCTTCTCATCAATGCTTACAAACCAATCTTTGTGGCCAGTCATGTGATTCGAGCAACCACTATCAAGAAACCAAAACTGTgacgaagaacgttctttgtttttaaCACCTTTTccagaacgatcttcgtttttaACACTTTTTCCAAAACGATCTTCGCTTGTGATTGTCATCAATAACACATCCTCTGAATCTGAATTCTCAACTGCCATTTGAGCATCATCATCCTCTCTTTGGACTTTCTTGGATTTGCACTCATTTGCAAAATGCCCCCATTTTTTACAATTGTAACATTGGATTTCTTTCTTGTTAAATTTCTTCTTGCCATTCAAATTCTTGTTGCTGTTGTCACTTTTATTATGATTTCTTGAACTTCTAGACCCTTCATCGGAATCATCAGTCTCTTCATCAGAATCATACTTCTTGTACCACTTGAAGTTACCTTTGCCTTTCTTGTGCTTCACATCACCTTGGTTGGTCTTCTTGCTAACTTGAGCCTACAGGGCCTGCACTTGGGATATTGAGGTTGCTGCACACCTTTCTCTTAATCTCAATTCATGAGCTTCAAGAGAGCCTTGTAACTCCTCCATCTTCATCTTATCAAAatcctttgattcttcaattgtcACTACTAAGTGATCATACCTTTGTTAATGTTCTAAGGATCTTTTCAATAATCACCACTTCAGTTAATGATTCACCATTTGTCCTCATCTGATTAACAACAACTTGCACACGATTGAAGTAGTTTGCcacatcttcatcttcttccatctgcaATAGTTCGTATTGCCTTCTTAACATTTGGAGCTTCACTTTCTTGGTTTTTTCATCACCCGTGTAATACTTCACAAAGATATCCCATGCCTCTTTTGATGTAGATACCTTTGAGATCCTTTCAAAATTGTTTGAATCCACACTTTGCTGGATATAAAACAATGCCTTGCAATCCCGTTTCTTGCAATCTTTGAAAgttgtttgttgtctttctgTTGGATTCGCACCAAGTTGTTCATAGCCATCTTGAACAATCTCAAACACTTCTTGAGCTCCCAACAACGATCTCATTGATGCAGACCACCTCTCCCAGTTCTTTCCATCCAGAATTGGAAAATTCGATGGAAATCTTcctccattttttttctttcactcacACTTGTGTTTCCCAATTTTGATTCCCCCTCACACTTGCACTCGTGTTTCCCAAGGTCTAGAACCCAaactcttgatgccaattgttagaacaggttgtatatttgagaggaattgaaattgagaagaaaagagaagaaaatagagaaaatagaaaacaaagattGATCTTCTGGTTCTGCAGATTGATCTTATGGTTCTGCAGATTGATATAGTTCTGCATAACATTCATACATTGATCTTGGCTTTTATAGAAGCAATTTTCTAGTGAATAGACTTCAACAAACTTAACCACCTTCTAACTATATTCTAACTACCTTTTAACCATACTCTAACTACCTAATTACTAACCAATTTGAATTACATCCAACATGAACAAACGAAATATAAAGAGAGAATCGAACAAAACAAACGAAATACATTAATACTGGGCACAAATGAAATCGTGAGAAACCTGAGATTTATTTAATAACGCAAATGAAACAGTAAGAGAattaagaatttgaaaatatgaatatgaaatCATGAGCAATGAATCGGATTTTCTGAAGCAAATTATGCGACAAACCAAAGTTAAATTGTACAATAACCAAGTTACTTAAAACTGAGATAACATCAATTCAACACAAATCAAAAACTACATATTCATGACAAGTATATAAGACAATTAATTGAATTTCTAAAGTTGCTCTGTTACAAACAATACACATGACAACAGTTTTTTTTAGAAATCTAGTTCAAAAATTAGCACATAGATAAAGTTAGTTGTGAAGAAAGTTTTAATTGCTTAATAGATTCTATATACCATTAATGAGGTAATTTCAAAACCCTACCTCACTTTCACTAAAGGTGACGTTGAAGGTCACAAAAATGGAGGCTATGCAGTTCACGGAACGGAAGAGTGAAACAAGAATAATGGAAAATAGCGAGAAACGAgaataaaagaaataagaaaGTGGTGCGCGATACTTACAACAATGGCAAGGTTACGATGGAGGCGAAGTTGAGATACGATGGTGGTGAGGTTGAGTTCGGCGAGACTGAGTTCAACTTTATGTTTAGGTTTTACAACTTTAGGTTCTGAGTTCAAATTAGGACACTTTTTTCCTTctgttttgttttaagaaaCAACAAGATACTAACTCGCACGTTGCGCGgtagaatttaatatattagtgagtataaaataaccataatatataatttaaaagtaatattcattttgttttatggTAGAATATATTCAACCATACTCTAACTACCTAATTACTAACCAATTTGAATTACATCCAACATGAACAAACGAAATATAAAGAGAGAATCGAACAAAACAAACGAAATACATTAATACTGGGCACAAATGAAATCGTGAGAAACCTGAGATTTATTTAATAACGCAAATGAAACAGTAAGAGAattaagaatttgaaaatatgaatatgaaatCATGAGCAATGAATCGGATTTTCTGAAGCAAATTATGCGACAAACCAAAGTTAAATTGTACAATAACCAAGTTACTTAAAACTGAGATAACATCAATTCAACACAAATCAAAAACTACATATTCATGACAAGTATATAAGACAATTAATTGAATTTCTAAAGTTGCTCTGTTACAAACAATACACATGACAACAGTTTTTTTTAGAAATCTAGTTCAAAAATTAGCACATAGATAAAGTTAGTTGTGAAGAAAGTTTTAATTGCTTAATAGATTCTATATACCATTAATGAGGTAATTTCAAAACCCTACCTCACTTTCACTAAAGGTGACGTTGAAGGTCACAAAAATGGAGGCTATGCAGTTCACGGAACGGAAGAGTGAAACAAGAATAATGGAAAATAGCGAGAAACGAgaataaaagaaataagaaaGTGGTGCGCGATACTTACAACAATGGCAAGGTTACGATGGAGGCGAAGTTGAGATACGATGGTGGTGAGGTTGAGTTCGGCGAGACTGAGTTCAACTTTATGTTTAGGTTTTACAACTTTAGGTTCTGAGTTCAAATTAGGACACTTTTTTCCTTctgttttgttttaagaaaCAACAAGATACTAACTCGCACGTTGCGCGgtagaatttaatatattagtgagtataaaataaccataatatataatttaaaagtaatattcattttgttttatggtagaatatattcaagtgtttatgtacctaaaggtaaatatatttttgaataattatatataaatcagGTTTGCTTTAGAACAAAAGAATaagtaaaatattgttgactaaTATAATTCGTGCaaagtattttgaaatataagactATTTATAAGGTTTTATAACTTTAGTTATGTAATtcttgtttttaatatttttaaaatgtgaaattgatttattcaaactttttgatttcattgacgtgtttcttctaataatatatttgttaaatacttatgcatttctttattattaaagttatacatttagctataatatttttttcattttatataatttatattagttttgaaatattagatttcaaataattatttaacacGGTCAAGAAAAAGAGTAGTTGAAATTATAGGCAAGAAAAGTTTGTAAATGTTTAAGACATAAAAAGTTTCGATCGAATAAAGAAATAGTTAGAAGTTATTCATTTCCAAATATTGAAtagtattcattttttttttcaattatgatttctatttttttaattataaaaagaaaaaatgttatggGAGACACATTcaacatagaaaaaaaaaaaaccaatttcctatgcaataatattgatatatagcttgaacaataattgacaatagaaaaataatattattgaattatatGTCAACTAAGAGGGTGTCACACAAATAGTTGAAGTTTGGTTGCATTTCATAATGTCGTTATTATTGTTTGAATTGAAAATTTACGAGAGTGGTTGAAAAATAGAAGATAGATCTTGATGTGTGTATGTAGTCGAACTTATGTTGTgatgatttgaagatattggatggtttatatttattttatgagttattgaaattaaatttttgatgaGTAATTAGAGTTTTTTTAGTGTATTGATAAGtcattgagtgataaattaaagctaatgaataaaataattgtatttgaaTAGGCAAGTGAAAAGGTTTGCGTTACATATTggagaaacaaaatataattgaagTAGAAGATGAAAATAACAACGTGCTTTGAAAGGTGTCACATCAGATTTTTTGTGAGTTGACAAATATTATAGGATGTGGCATAGATGAAGATGAGTTGTCACAAATAGAATTTAAGATtctgttttaatatattataatagatttacttttttgttttatcacaataatgatcaaatatataaaaataaaaagtagaaaTTGGCCGCCGAAACGTAATCTCCATAATTTTCTAAGGATTTATTAAACCCAAAAATTTTCATAGGAATTTAATTTAGAAACTTCCTCCTGAATGTTACTTGCATATAAATCCTTGGTAAAAGGTATGTCTTTTATTGCGAAAATGTGATCGCATGTAAATTCGCAAAATAATTTTATCGGTATAATTTGACACTGTAGATATATTCGTAATGCTAAGTTGGTTTGAATCCTCGTGTTTTTCCTGCAGAAATATTTTCGCATGAAATCCACTGAAAAAAACTGATTTCACAAATATTATAGGATGTGGCATAGATGAAGATGAGTTGACAAATATTATAGGATGTGGCGTAGATGAAGATGAGttgttacaaataaaatttgagattctgttttaatatattataatagatttacttttttgttttatcacaataatgatgaaatatataaaaataaaaagtagaaaTTGGCCGCCGGAACGTAATCTCCATAATTTTCTAAGGATTTATTAAACCCAAAAATTTTCATAGGaatttaatttagaaatttCCTCCTAAATGTTACTTGCATATAAAAAtttgcaaaataattttatctgtATAATTTGACACTGTTGATATATTCGTAATGCTAAGTTGGTTTGAATCCTCGTGTTTTTTCTGCAGAAATATTTTCGCAGGAAATCCACTGAAAAAAACTGATTTCTAACAAATTACACTATCATAATTGGTCATGTGGTTCTCCATTCCTTACTTCTTCCTAGATGTGACCAAATAAAGtgacaaacataatttttctaGGGCTTAactgcagttttggtccccctattttagctgaatcacgaaagtagtccccctattttagctgaatcacgaaagtagtacccctattttatttctccttgGCTTTGGTCCCCAgacataattttggtccaaattttgatgaagtgtcattttttaaagccacattacaccatttatgataatagatttcaggtacaattgttgcacaacAAAATCTTGAGGCATAGTGTGACTTAAATTGTAACATCCTGCTTTTTCGAGACGTTAACTAACGAAATTTTAAACGTAAAAATACCTattcgtttttatttatttatgattatcttaaatactcatttatcttaaaattaattaataatatttttagttatattttacaaataatgaatcaaagtatttacaatcactaaaagtaaatttaatacgttaaacaaaagaaactcttaGAGTCAAAACTATTGATGTTTTACTACCCaaacataaatcctagttggtcataaaCTTTGGACTTATGGAAATCTCACCCAACAAGTTTAACCCCAGCACAAAAGCATCTCGGGGCCTCCAACTGCATGTTATTGTACTTCCTCACATTTCTCCTATTGGGTTGACCGTGACATTATTCactcaagtaacactatatgtgacgtcctgtcaaatgtaagggtcatctccaaataacaaatacagagcaaatatgcatgcatatatagttgttataacaaaaatataaataaatcatatatttcatttaatagTTAAAAGTCACAAcgcaccaaagatacaaatcaaccaaaatgcacaatctatttgttagactatatgtcaatgcatgattccggaatatcacctcccccgcaagggcttcgtggg
Protein-coding sequences here:
- the LOC140918672 gene encoding uncharacterized protein: MRSLLGAQEVFEIVQDGYEQLGANPTERQQTTFKDCKKRDCKALFYIQQSVDSNNFERISKVSTSKEAWDIFVKYYTGDEKTKKVKLQMLRRQYELLQMEEDEDVANYFNRVQVVVNQMRTNGESLTEVVIIEKILRTLTKAQVSKKTNQGDVKHKKGKGNFKWYKKYDSDEETDDSDEGSRSSRNHNKSDNSNKNLNGKKKFNKKEIQCYNCKKWGHFANECKSKKVQREDDDAQMAVENSDSEDVLLMTITSEDRFGKSVKNEDRSGKGVKNKERSSSQFWFLDSGCSNHMTGHKDWFVSIDEKVKREIRFADSSKVTAEGVGNVLIQRNDGKQYFICDVLFVPRMKNNLLSLGQLLEKGFSMKMKHGEIKMFDSANRFVLKAPLSRNRIFKTTLSNRSSRIMEVEGLDAMLNPRDGDVSTPAIQPHTTCKTTNQWKTVNPKVRAKVVVGDVERGNKYANVPATLAIVPSNRRKVPAISICRKKEVIGLDDDSDDGKSEVQGKLVDATRTHVAAHSNKARVVVCLACNKTELQ